In Cervus elaphus chromosome 3, mCerEla1.1, whole genome shotgun sequence, the following proteins share a genomic window:
- the ATP5MC2 gene encoding ATP synthase F(0) complex subunit C2, mitochondrial, with translation MYACAKFVSTPSLIRRTSTLLSRSLSAVVVRRPETLTDESHSSLAAVPRPLTTSLTPSRSFQTSAISRDIDTAAKFIGAGAATVGVAGSGAGIGTVFGSLIIGYARNPSLKQQLFSYAILGFALSEAMGLFCLMVAFLILFAM, from the exons ATGTACGCTTGCGCCAAGTTCGTCTCCACCCCCTCCTTG ATCAGGAGAACCTCTACACTATTGAGCCgatcactgtctgcagtggtgGTAAGACGACCAGAGACACTGACAGATGAG AGCCACAGCAGCTTGGCAGCAGTCCCCCGTCCCCTGACCACCTCACTTACTCCTAGCCGCAGCTTCCAAACCAGTGCCATTTCAAGGGACATCGACACAGCAGCCAAGTTCATTGGAGCCGGGGCTGCCACAGTAGGGGTGGCTGGCTCTGGAGCTGGAATTGGGACTGTGTTTGGGAGTCTCATCATTGGTTATGCCAG gaACCCTTCTCTGAAGCAGCAGCTCTTCTCCTACGCCATTCTGGGCTTTGCCCTCTCGGAGGCCATGGGGCTTTTTTGCCTGATGGTGGCCTTTCTCATCCTCTTCGCCATGTGA